A window from Oncorhynchus mykiss isolate Arlee chromosome 9, USDA_OmykA_1.1, whole genome shotgun sequence encodes these proteins:
- the LOC110532242 gene encoding uncharacterized protein KIAA2013 homolog codes for MWLQQRLKGLPGVLSSSWARRMLIGLLVFLIFYWYLSSEGALRLFSGSGQSGGPAGQCLQTEIHRWKSLVDRGEGIYSTPQEKAVTPFVSGNGHFLVDIDSNRLWVASSSQPGSAPVHQTEYSPIVGVHLPGKRAEASATMLWFRKGAVLSVHCVLPGDSSGSARDCLTVREEFIAHRSRPNVYLQRIHVNNPSERAATLEVSTEPSLFGSKFSASVEKVEDKEVVLSSGRVVLPEKNQILLVVVATKKLGSRIQVAAKSEYAESVLSVVWTSEPIESTKLQETFTRLREGAKKELGELLRANIEDLVQDHQQAWMDLFISGVEMRKITDAHTPSSATVNTTLYYVLSASPAPLLDRRLGPEERARLESSLNYADHCFSGHATMHADNLWPERVSSVAQVLQLVTLWTLTLQKRGCKVLVAAGAHGVMQGAVLSFGGLSFNENHLQFQADPDVLHNSYALRGIHYNQDLINLAVLLDAEGKPFLHVSVKPFLHVSVKPQEKPVALYACEAGCLNEPVELTSSMVESKGHVFPVMVTQPITPLLYISTDLRHLQDLRHTLHLKAILAHEEHMAKQDPGLPFLFWFGVASLITLFHLFLFKLIYNEYCGPSAKPLFRSKVTKPSEEMEA; via the exons ATGTGGCTCCAGCAAAGACTAAAGGGCCTACCAGGTGTGCTGTCAAGCAGCTGGGCTAGAAGAATGCTCATTGGACTGCTGGTTTTCCTAATCTTCTACTGGTATCTTAGCTCAGAGGGCGCTTTGAGGTTGTTTAGTGGCTCAGGCCAATCTGGGGGGCCTGCCGGACAATGCCTCCAGACTGAGATCCACAGGTGGAAGTCACTGGTGGACCGGGGGGAGGGAATCTACAGCACTCCCCAGGAGAAAGCGGTCACACCTTTTGTCTCAGGTAACGGCCATTTCCTGGTGGACATTGACTCCAACAGACTGTGGGTGGCCTCGTCCTCCCAGCCCGGCTCGGCCCCTGTCCACCAGACTGAGTATTCGCCCATAGTGGGTGTCCACCTCCCTGGGAAGCGGGCCGAGGCGAGTGCAACCATGCTCTGGTTCCGCAAAGGGGCTGTCCTGTCCGTCCACTGTGTCCTCCCGGGGGATAGCTCCGGGTCAGCCCGTGACTGCCTCACCGTCCGAGAGGAGTTCATTGCCCACCGCAGCCGGCCCAACGTCTACCTCCAGAGGATCCACGTCAACAACCCCTCGGAGCGGGCCGCCACCCTGGAGGTTTCCACTGAACCGTCCTTGTTCGGGAGCAAGTTCTCAGCCAGCGTGGAGAAGGTGGAGGACAAAGAGGTGGTGCTGTCGTCGGGCCGCGTGGTTCTGCCGGAGAAGAACCAGATATTGCTGGTGGTGGTGGCCACCAAGAAGCTGGGCAGCCGCATCCAGGTGGCGGCCAAGTCGGAGTACGCAGAAAGTGTGCTGTCGGTGGTGTGGACGTCGGAGCCCATTGAGTCGACCAAGTTGCAGGAGACCTTCACTAGGCTTAGAGAGGGGGCCAAGAAAGAGCTGGGCGAGCTGCTGAGGGCTAACATAGAAGATCTGGTCCAGGACCACCAACAGGCCTGGATGGACCTCTTCATCTCAG GGGTGGAGATGCGTAAGATCACTGACGCGCATACGCCATCCAGCGCCACGGTCAACACCACACTCTACTACGTCCTCTCGGCCTCGCCGGCACCCCTGCTAGACCGCCGCCTGGGCCCTGAAGAACGCGCCCGCCTGGAATCCAGCCTCAACTACGCCGACCACTGCTTTAGTGGGCATGCCACCATGCATGCCGATAACCTGTGGCCGGAGCGGGTCAGCAGTGTGGCCCAAGTCCTGCAGCTGGTCACCCTGTGGACCCTCACCCTGCAGAAGAGGGGTTGCAAGGTGCTTGTGGCGGCAGGTGCCCATGGCGTCATGCAGGGTGCCGTACTCAGCTTCGGAGGCCTCTCCTTCAACGAAAACCACCTGCAGTTCCAGGCGGACCCGGACGTGCTGCACAACAGCTATGCGCTGCGAGGCATCCACTACAACCAGGACCTGATCAACCTGGCTGTGCTTCTGGACGCCGAGGGTAAGCCCTTCCTGCACGTGTCGGTCAAACCCTTCCTGCATGTGTCGGTCAAGCCCCAGGAGAAACCCGTAGCGCTGTACGCCTGCGAGGCGGGCTGCCTCAACGAGCCGGTGGAGCTGACGTCGTCAATGGTAGAGTCCAAGGGCCACGTGTTCCCGGTGATGGTGACGCAGCCCATCACACCACTGCTCTACATATCCACGGACCTGCGCCACCTGCAGGACCTGCGGCACACACTGCACCTCAAAGCCATCCTGGCACACGAGGAGCACATGGCCAAGCAGGACCCGGGCCTGCCCTTCCTCTTTTGGTTCGGCGTGGCTTCTCTCATCACCCTCTTCCACCTCTTCCTCTTCAAACTCATCTACAATGAGTACTGCGGCCCCAGCGCCAAGCCCCTCTTCAGGAGCAAG GTGACGAAGCCAAGTGAGGAAATGGAAGCTTAG